The genomic interval TACGGTGGCTGATAGTAACTGAGGACGGAGTAGACCGTCTGCACGATTGTGAGAACGAAGAGCAAAATGGCGGCGACGATCGAGATCACCGCCCACGGGTTGCCGAAGTAGGTGTTGTTCAGCGTCGCCCGCCACTTGTTGTACTTCTTCTCGCAGTGCTTGGGCATGTCCTCGAACACGCCCCGGAGGTGCCCCTTCGTCGGCTGCACCACCACTTTCTTGCACAACCTGTTGAACAGATTCGCCACGTCCTTGTTGCTCCCCATGGCGCTCACCAGGATGTCCGCCTCCCGCAGCAGCGCCACGTCCTCCTGCGTGTCGATCAGGCAGCTCATCAGGTAGGCGAAGTCGGTGACGTGGGTGCCGCGCTCCGGGTACAGCTGCTCGAACGCGATCAGGTTCCGCAGGATGGTGTTCGACACGTTGTAGGCTCGGATCCGAGGGATCTCCAGCCGCCCGTTGGCGAAGGTGACGTCGAGGAAGCTGTCGGTGTCCATCTTCCTGACGATCTGCACGCCGGCGTTCTTGAGATCGCGGGCAcagaggaccgtcgccggggtaAGCGGCGTGAAGACGGAATCGTCGGCGACCTTCTTCTCGGGCTTGTTCCCGAAAGACGTCGCCAGCAGAGAGTAACGCACCGAGCTGCTGAGGAAGCCTTCAGCTGAAGCTCCTCCCCTAGTTACATCATCCTCGCAGTGGGAGCTTTTGTCTGGGTCAATGGCGTCAGGAACTTGCTGTATGCAGGCGTGCAAGAGATGAAGGATGTGATGCGATCTCCTAAGCGTCTCCGGCACTTCCAATTTCTCCGGAAGCTTCTTAGTCCTTCCCGGGAGGAAGTCGGCGCCGAAGAATTTGAGCGCAAGCGGCTTCAGGGAATTCGCCGCTTTCTCAGAGTCAACGAAACCGAGCAAATCCCTGATCAGAAACAGGGGAAGCTGGTTCTCCAGCAGCAGCATGTCGAGCCTCACGTAATACTCCGCCCACGCCGAGCTAAAGATCGGGTCGTGTTCTTCTCCGTCGTCcatctcctctcctcttccctcCTGCCTCTCGGTGAGACAGAGGAACAACTCCACCACGAAGCAGCCGTCGTGCAGCATCATGTCGACGAACTCGTCGGAGTCCATGGCTAGGGTCTCCGAGTAGGCGCTGCGCACGCGGCGCTCCACCGTCCTGACGTAGCTCCGGCACTCCTCCAAGGTCTTCCTCGGCCTCGTCCGGGCCACGAACCTCTGAAGGTACTGCGGCTTGAGCTTGTCCATAGCGCGCAGGTGGGGCTTGCCGCGGTGGTAAGGACCGAAGGAGATGATGCTCGGCTCGTAGGCCTCGCTGTCGGCCCGGCGGATGACCTCCGGCACTCGGAAGATGGTCGGCTTCTCCGTCCGCCATGGCTTCAGCTCTTGCCCCTTCATGTCCTTTTCCATCACCGGCTCCGATCGTCGAgcctgatcaatcaagcaagcCTGCGATGGATCTCAGAATGCGTGAATTCAAAGACAACTCCGATTCGATCAGAAGATTAGGAGCAGCATGAATCGGGCACGTGAAGAAGCCAATCCTCTTTTTTCTTTCTGTTGCCTACAGACTCGATCGAGAATTTATAGTTTTTTAATAGAccaaaacaaataaaaaacttgtaaaatttttcaTCCATGATCGAGTAAAAAATTATTGGAGTCAGCCTTCAGTATTGCCGTTTGTTGATTGGTCTTATAAAAATGATTATCAGTAAAGGAAGCAAATTTGACTCCGTCGTTGGatcttcgttttttttttttctaacaaaAGGcgcattcaaaattttaaaattgacaaAAGATGCACCATGATCTAACTTTCACAAAGCACCATGTGCATTCTCATTATACCTTCCCTCCTTTTTTTACCAGAAATAATTACATAGATATATATGAGcatatttaaaattatactttATCTATTCAAAAATTTACTATGATCAATTTATACCGAGGACATAATcacataaatatattaaaagacTTAAAACAAATTTAATCCTAGAAACTTCCTTAATATATCCATGCCTCATATGTAAATTTAATAGCATAAATTAAAAGCAGTGGATTTTGAATGAGTAGAGTAAAAAATTTAGAGATGCATGCacaaatattttgtaaaataatGAGGTATATAATAGAAATGCTCTATATAATTGCTAATATTATGAAAATTAGATACACAATCCCAAAACTTAAATGCTCAGTTCAGTAAAATGTCTTTTTTTTATGGGAGCACTCAGtgcataaattttataaattctatAAGTTTAagagtaaattattttttaaaaatatatatatatatatatttaataataataattttggagAAAATTAATCATGAAATAGTTTGTTCAAAATTAGATAAGTCATATAATAGATTTAGTTAAAATTCTTATATAATTATTTTGAATCACCTTTTCAATCTCAAAGAAtaataattcaagttaaaattagTTTATCGTTTTAAGTTGTTtgccattttaaaatataaattaaatttagttaAAAAATATAGCATATTGATGAATTTATTAAATAGTCATTTTTGAATTATTTAGTTCCTTTCAAAAGAGTAAATAGGTTTTAATTctgtttatttaaattaaaaaatgaactaataaatatcatttaaaagtttcaatcaaaattattacataatttttttaaaaaaaaattatatactctatatatttatatagattaaaaatacaattaaaaagtcaaaattaaaaagacatttcttattttttttattatcataaaaaacctcataataaaaaaatattaaaaagcatttattttatttttattcattttttaaaatacttttattttaatattattatagtagTTTATGCCAAAATTAATAATTATCTTCTCGCACAAAAAAAGagacataatatctatatttTAGAGGAGTTTGGGACATGCTTGGTTGCTTGTACAAAGTCACTTTAAATAAGTGGAGATTTGAATATTAATCTATAAAATTGAGATAAAAAAGCTAAATTTGTTACTTATCTTATAGAGATTTATCTTAAAATTATGAAGATTTAGATGTATTAAAttgatgaaaataaataaatcttcATATATTATTTTGATGTTTGGTTAGATGTAAAAGCGCACTTACAAGATCAAAGGTTGGGGGTGGACCACAAAGATGTAATATCTATATAATAATGTTGTAGATATAAATATTCATATTGTACCCAATCTATAAAATTTAATCCGCCGTCCGTACCGCCAACGACAAGGTCACCGGCACCTTCAACGTGTGAGGATCACTCTACCCCTTTTAGTTGTACAATTATCGATCTTTTAGTTGCGGATCTAACTAGTTATGGGTGGGAAATTTTGATGGAGCTATAATTTCATTTAGTTTGGAGGTTTTCTCCAGTATGTGATGGCGGCCTAATATTGTTCTTTGATAAGCATGAGAATTGACATTCAGCAATATTTCGATGGTCTGGCTTTCTTGCTAAAACAAAATAGAATTGGCAGCTTGTTACGAATGAAATATAAAAGAAACTAACGTTCAGTTGGATACTGTTGGTTCCTGCTAAGGATTTCTGAAGGGATTAGAGGGGTTTTAAGGGCTTTTGTTTTCTGAAAGTTGATTAGTTTTGTGTGCATATAAGATTGTACAAAGGGCAATGTATTGTATGTTCCCTTTGTTGGTCTATTTTGTAGGTAGCTCAAGATGATGTGTCCCACAACTTCAGGTTGCTTTCAATTTTGCCGCTCCATGAGAATCTTCTTGAGCAATGCAAATCTTAGTGCCCTTAGAGAAGTGCGGTAGTTGAGGTATAAAGTAAAAGTATTATCATATTAGATCATGAGGTTGAAATTTGATATCTCTAAACATATTTTTCCTCATGTTTTAATTACTATACTAATAGTTAGTAATTACTCATGATTTATCTTTACCGTGTTAATCTATAAACAAGTCAATAAAGGTACATTTATGCAAATCTTATTCTATTTAGAGTTACCTTTCTAAGCAAAAGGGAGAAAGAGATGTGGGCGTGGTTTTGCCATAAAGATTATTATTATCTCTTACGCCCAATCCAAATGTCATATCATATTAACGTTCAACTTTCCCATATCCTAACATCTTTCCAGCTTTGAGATAATTCTAAAAAGTAAATTACTTTTCCCACCTTTCTTGACAGCCCATCCCCTCTCTCTCCCTTGTTAAATGACTTTTTTTACCCCCTCTTCTTTAAAATaacagttattttattttttttctgattttatttacttccttagtttttattttttaaaataaattttatttattattttttcatcaattttttttaattttttatctatattttacttttaaattttttataaataataacccctaaaatctactattaaaaaaaacaaagatcATAAGATATCGAATCCTCTATCCCAATATCACTTGTCCCCGTGTCTCACTCATTGCCCCAGTCCATCGTCGGCGGTGATTAAAACTATATCCTAGGAGGAAGGTGAATGCAGTCGCCATCGACGCGATCAACCCCGAAATTCGGTCGGATTTGAGTAAACTTTTCTTCGTCGACGATATGAGTTCCTGCTTATATTCGGCTGAATTTCGATGTCGATCGCCTTGATAGTGACCCCCCAGGTTCACCTTCCCTTAGGTTATAGTTCTGGTCGGGGTGACGACTAGAGGTCGCTGGTAGTGGGCTCGAGGCGACGAGTGGGATAGGAGGACAGagaaaattaaggacaaaagatccaatctcatattacaaataTAAAAAAAGCATGACATTTTTGTCgagaaaacattttaaaaaataaaaaaatggtatAAAGGTAAATAATATGATGAGACTGGGAAAAGAGTGTGTGCGAAAATCTAtgactaaaaaataaataaaagattataaatatataataaaaaattaaaaagaatcaaaattataaacaaaaattgattaaaaaataaaaatcaataaaacaaaacaaaacaaaataaagcgtgatataatttttattttgattcatatttttatattattttaatttctacAAATAATAACtcttaaaatctaaaataaaaaataaacaaagattaaaatatataataaaaaaattattcaaaaaataaaactgataaaacaaataaaattagttagaaaaacaaaaattaaaaaaattaaaaaaaaaaacgtgaATAAAAAAACGTGAATGAGGAATAAGGAAAAGGGTAGAAGGGTAAATATCATTATATTTTATGGTGGGCGCGGGGAGGGGAGGGTGTCAGCAGGGGTGGAAAAAGCagctctcttttaaaaaaccatCTTCCTAGCTAGTTTTTGTAGGTTTTCCCATCAAATGTTCAGATTTTTGGTGAGTCTTGAGGCCTTTACCTGTCCTTTTGATGCTAGGTTGATAGATGATTTGGTCTGAGATGGCGCACTGGATAGATAACTTGATGCTGACTGACAGAAGATTTTTAATTAGAGAAAAGACTGCGAACACGAGTAAAAATCCTCCTTATATACATTTAAAAGAGCAAACAAAATATCAGTACCAAAAATCAAGGAATGAGTCTATCATAaaagccctccgacactcaagtcagtagaATGATCGAGCGAAAATAAGATGAACAGTAGACAAAACAGAGCGCAATGTAAACGTTGTGTAAGTATACCTTGCCAACGAAGAAAACTCTTTTTATATACCACCTTTAATAACCTCTGTAATTATGAGGTGGCAGAGACAGTTTAGTGTAAGAGATTGTTGAGTAAAGGAGGCGTATAACATGGGAAATGTACAGTCACCATCCAAGAAATCTTTTGTTACCCATGCATGTATTACCTTTTTGTAACTTACATCATTAATGAGGCGGTTGAATGAATATactgttgatcctgtccgaaaatcgtGGAGATGGCAAGCTGGGGATGTGACTGCTGTGTTGACTGAATGTAGACTCCGTTGTGCTCTATAACACAAGAAACGTCGATGTCGAGTCAGGGAAGCTAAGGGGTCCCTGACGTTGACCCTTttacgctcaagttagtcactaGAAAGAGGAAAAAGACAGAGCAACAGTAGACACAggcgtgaatagtgaataacgcaTACCTCCACCGATGTatagacccccctttatatagggcactGGTGGGCGATGTGTACACTTCTCAAGACATGAGCATGTTTTCCAATTAGTCGTGGGTACATTCTCTCATTTATTCTATGAAAGGACCTGTCAGGAAAGTGCTTATGACACCACACCTTAATATGACATTCATATCCCTaataagacagtagaagcttccgtcataTGATCCGCCTGTTTACCATGTCTCGTGTCAgtgacactaactcccaaaaggatattcgGTGATCCATCTGTTCAGCCGAGCAGAATAGCCGCTCGCCTAAGTACTCCTCCACTCGGTTGGACTCGGCTGCTCTTCCACGCGGTGACGAGTCTCGATAGTTTGTGTCCGCCCGACCAGATTAACACTCCAGTCATACGCACGCTCCTCTGCTTCGTGACAACCGTCTGATAATCTTGGCTGAACAGGTGCTTCACTTGGATCGGCCTTTTGTCGGTCAGGCAATACATGCCTAATCGGCCACTGCAGGATAGATCAGCTTGGCCCCTCTTCGGTGAGCTCGTTGGCTTTTCTAGcgttgacctccttgactttgacctccacgttggCTGCTACCTCCGTCGTTTGACTCGCACTTAGTGGGCCCCTAgtaccacaccaagagagataaCCGCTGAGTAGGTACGAGGCCCTAATAGTCGGCTTACAGGCGACTCAGCATGTCGAAGCTGcaaaagtcctcatccactcggattcTCAGCTGGCCACTCAGTTGCTATTGAGAACGTTCGAAATAAGCAGCTCTCGACTCAGGCAATATGCAGAAGCATTCGAGAAGTTGAGGGCAAGCTTCCAAGAAGTTATTATATAGAAGATCCCTTGATCAGACAACCAAGCCGCGGATGAACTGACTAAGTTAGCCAGTTCATTATCGCCGATCGTGATAAGTCAGCCGATCGAGCAGGTCTCACTAGTGGCACACATTGATAGGATGGATGGAATAACCTtttcgagcgactggaggacctCATTGATAGAGTTCCTTCGATCAGGTAGCACTCCagccgatcaggatgaagctcgCCTGTTGAAAAAGAAGGTCAGACGATGCACTCTGATCGGAGACCAGCTATATAAATGAGCTTTCTCAAGACCGCTGCTCAAGTGTGTCAGACTGGAGGACGTCGagtacatccttcaagaagtgcatcaaggctgCTGAGGGAATCATCCCGGTGGCAGATCGCTGGCCCGAAAGATCCTGTTAGCGAGATATTTTTAGTCCACACTACAAGATGATGCCACTCGGATAGTGACTACTTGTTTGTCGTGTCAAAAATATCACAACATCCAGCACCGACCGatcgaggaaatgaaggcatccacggtgtcttgtccatttgaccaatggggaatggatatcgttggatCATTTCCAATGGCGATCGGCCAAAGAAGATTTTTGCTAATCGCAATAGACTACTTttcaaagtgggtggaggtcgagccactAGTCAAGATAACCGAACATATGGTCATCAAGTTCATATGACAGAATATcctatgtcggttcggcatccctcaccAGCTCGTCTCGGATAATGGGAGGCAATTTGCTGAACGGAGACTCAAGGAGTGGTGTAAGGGCTATGACATTGTGCAGTCTTTTGCCTCAGTGATCTACCCTCAGAGCAATGACTAAGTAGAAGTCACCAACTGGGAGATTTTTAGAGGGTTACATACTCAACTCGACCACGCTGGAGGCAGCTAGGTCAATGAACTCTCCAACGTCTTGTGGGCTCATCGCACCACACCAAGAGAGGCGACTTGGCACCACACTGTTTCATCTGGTGTACGAAGAAGAAGCGATAGTTCTAGTGGAGGTCGGAGTAGAGTCCGATCGGGTGTAGTTTTATGACTATAGGAACACCGAGAGGAGactcatggagctcgacttggtggatgaagcgcGGGATAAAGCAGGCGTCCGACTGATGGCGTACAGGCAATAAATGAGACAAAACTACAATTGGAGGGTGATTCCAAGGTCATTTCAGGTCGGCGACTTgatgtgaaaaaaaataaaatcggtcgacgacatcactaagctggaggctccctggggaGGACCTTTCAAAGTCATTTAAAAGCTCTGCTCAGGAGCCTACTATCTACAGGATGGAGATGGGAGAAAGCTTGAGCGACCCtagagcgcgaaccatctccatcCCTATAGGGTCAAGTGAGAGGTGCGTGGTTAAATTCAGATGTACTTGTATAAGTGTGTGTCTTGTGAATACAGAAAGATAATGAATAAAAATCTAAAGTCTTCAAGACTTGCGTGTCAttcggccaagttaaaagtcgagcggcgactataaacccttgtcttcatcaacagtcgagcgacgattaTAAATCCTTATCTTCGTTAACAGTCGAGCGGTGATTATAAACCCTTATGTTCGTTAATAATCGAGCGGGGACTATAAACTTTTGTCTTCGTAAACagttgagcgacgactataaacccttgtcttcgtcaacagttaagcggcgactataaatccacGTCTATGCCTTCAATAGCCTAGCGACGGCTATAAACCTAAGTCTATGGATCAAcaatcgagcggcgactataaattcgAGTCTACGATGAATAACAGCCGAGCGACGGCTCTAAAACTAAGTCGGCGATGAATAAAGTCGAGTGGCTTCCTAAAGCCATAAAGCAAAGTTAATAGGTCGAGTAGTGACCAAAGCAGGGACGCATCGCTATGATATAGCTGTTCGACTTATGTTGGAATGAGTATGCGGAAGTCTCTAAAAGTAGCTATACTGATGATCGGGAAAGCGGGGAGTTATACTTGGAAAAATTTCATGAAACGCTAAGTGGAAGAGGTGCTCCTGACCCATCTTTTGGGTTCTCAAATTtatctacaacactaaaccaattttcaatatcattcattGAGTAATACTCCATCCTACCTTCTTGgccatctcttttgtccaatTCTTGGTTGGAAGAGGTGCTCCTGACCCATCTTTTGGGTTCTCAAATCCATCTACAAtactaaaccaattttcaatttcattcatTAAGTAATACTCTATCATacctttccaatatgcgaagtcgtTGCCATCAAAGAAAGGTGGTCGAGCGATGCTATATCTCTCTTGAAACGCCATCTTGATACTTCGGTTGACGATGAGTTCTTCCGATGTGATccatactctgataccaattgataggacctttgcattcggctagaggggggttaaTAGCTTTTCTTCGATTTTCACTTACAACTTGTTAGCAAGCAAATAGAATAGAATAGAAATAGTGAAATACTAAAACAAACAATGTTAACTCCTTGATTTACttagtctccacctccttgaggtgactaatccacgGTACATACCCACACGATCAAACTTCACTAAGATTTCCTCATTTTCGAACCAAGaacaaaggtggagaaacctttacataattatctcttcctcttacaagatgagagCTAAGCTTAGGAGGAGGAGACTGAGATTCTATCAGCTTACGAATCACTTGGAGAGCACTTTCGATTAGAACAGTAATTGctttctccaaggttcaagaattacttttatagtttttcccgacatcagtcgactgatgtaccaatcagtcgactgatgaactTCAACGATACTTAAGATTTGATGAGATTTTCTGTCGTCATTCTATAACAGTCACTTATCAATCAACTGGTACCGATACCAATTCAACTGCTACTGGGTTGCACTCCTTCTGGCTACTCTTTGTTCATTTTGTTACTTGGTACTAGTCAACTGGTATaggtaccaatcgattggtacctTATAGCTTGAG from Zingiber officinale cultivar Zhangliang chromosome 6B, Zo_v1.1, whole genome shotgun sequence carries:
- the LOC121989579 gene encoding UPF0481 protein At3g47200-like produces the protein MEKDMKGQELKPWRTEKPTIFRVPEVIRRADSEAYEPSIISFGPYHRGKPHLRAMDKLKPQYLQRFVARTRPRKTLEECRSYVRTVERRVRSAYSETLAMDSDEFVDMMLHDGCFVVELFLCLTERQEGRGEEMDDGEEHDPIFSSAWAEYYVRLDMLLLENQLPLFLIRDLLGFVDSEKAANSLKPLALKFFGADFLPGRTKKLPEKLEVPETLRRSHHILHLLHACIQQVPDAIDPDKSSHCEDDVTRGGASAEGFLSSSVRYSLLATSFGNKPEKKVADDSVFTPLTPATVLCARDLKNAGVQIVRKMDTDSFLDVTFANGRLEIPRIRAYNVSNTILRNLIAFEQLYPERGTHVTDFAYLMSCLIDTQEDVALLREADILVSAMGSNKDVANLFNRLCKKVVVQPTKGHLRGVFEDMPKHCEKKYNKWRATLNNTYFGNPWAVISIVAAILLFVLTIVQTVYSVLSYYQPP